In Spirosoma pollinicola, the genomic window CAACTGTTGTTGTAGGCAAAACCAGAATTTGCAGAATTAATTGTGCCCGTAATTGAGCGAGTTCAGCTTCGAGTTGAGCAATATACTCCCGTTGAGGAGCCAGAGCCTGATTGATTTCCTCGGCGGTATACCGTGGACTGATGTGCTGCGGACAATTCCAGTCGAAGGCTTCCAGGTGTAGTAGCAGCATCCGTTCGGGTCGGTGTTTGTAGCCCACCGGGTCCAACTGCTCAAACAGTTCCGGCCGGTCGGCCAACTCAACGGTTTCGGCGGTGGCATAGAGTTTCAGCCGGGCCTGCCGGGCATAGTCCATCAGTATCAGTGAGACCTGCGGATGCGTCTGGATATTACCGACAGAAATGTATTGTTTGTTGCCACTGAAATCCACAAAGCTCAGGGTGAGTGG contains:
- a CDS encoding pyridoxamine 5'-phosphate oxidase family protein; translated protein: MASNYASLAFTEPIKALQERYGSRSTYSRVEKQTRFNGLTNAETGFVADRDSFYMASIGENGFPYIQHRGGPKGFLHVIDPLTLSFVDFSGNKQYISVGNIQTHPQVSLILMDYARQARLKLYATAETVELADRPELFEQLDPVGYKHRPERMLLLHLEAFDWNCPQHISPRYTAEEINQALAPQREYIAQLEAELAQLRAQLILQILVLPTTTVDLPTVDYA